A stretch of Malus sylvestris chromosome 11, drMalSylv7.2, whole genome shotgun sequence DNA encodes these proteins:
- the LOC126589972 gene encoding F-box/LRR-repeat protein At4g14103-like, with translation MSEVGVKDRISGLPDSVLCHILSFLPTKYALRCSVLSTRWNNIWASVPNLDFENKNSSDSAGFMTFVERVLFMRDSLDIQRFRLHCSSVGDFTRIYSWVRTAIVRNVVELDLGVCKNGQTLELPKSLFMCKTLVVFKVKSNCITYKPPTSGCFPSLKFLHVIFERPDSESMEKIFTCCPVLEDLTIDVRYACTQGWKLKISAPELKTLKIALHFSNANSYCETFVNAPKLENLDLKQDILSGYYWENIKSLVKASVNLYSHGAWHYGTFISNATALLAGISNVKYLSLSAHSLNACCLPTFDNLSELKLVLHDCYHWELLTDLLSRSPNLQSLIVEHKKDEVCAADYTIQYYLTNVLYSEQRWSTPKSLPICLISHLKTITIRGFKGYPHEKKAAMFLFENGKVLDKMTIDTGLCKDFSPSQSVSRACQFELM, from the exons ATGAGTGAAGTAGGAGTTAAAGATAGGATCAGTGGGTTACCGGATTCCGTTCTTTGTCACatcctttccttccttcccaCAAAATACGCGTTGCGTTGCAGCGTTCTGTCTACTAGATGGAACAACATATGGGCTTCTGTTCCCAATCTagactttgaaaacaaaaatagtTCCGACTCTGCTGGTTTTATGACTTTTGTTGAGCGTGTACTTTTCATGCGTGACTCATTAGACATTCAGAGATTTCGTCTTCATTGTTCCTCTGTTGGGGATTTCACCCGTATTTATAGTTGGGTTCGCACTGCCATTGTGCGTAATGTTGTTGAACTTGATCTTGGCGTATGTAAAAATGGCCAGACTTTGGAGTTGCCCAAAAGCCTTTTCATGTGCAAAACACTGGTGGTCTTCAAGGTGAAGTCAAATTGTATTACCTACAAACCTCCCACATCTGGGTGTTTCCCAAGTCTCAAATTCCTCCATGTTATATTTGAACGTCCGGATAGTGAATCAATGGAAAAGATTTTTACTTGTTGCCCTGTACTTGAAGATTTGACTATAGATGTAAGATATGCATGCACTCAAGGTTGGAAGCTCAAGATCTCTGCTCCTGAACTAAAGACATTGAAAATAGCCCTTCACTTCTCAAACGCTAATAGTTACTGTGAGACTTTTGTTAATGCCCCGAAGCTGGAAAACCTTGACCTTAAGCAGGATATTCTGTCCGGTTATTATTGGGAGAATATAAAATCCCTCGTCAAAGCAAGTGTTAATCTCTATAGCCATGGTGCTTGGCACTATGGCACCTTTATCAGTAATGCAACAGCACTTCTAGCGGGAATTTCCAATGTTAAATATCTATCTCTTTCAGCTCATTCTTTGAAT GCTTGTTGTCTGCCTACTTTTGATAATTTGAGCGAGTTGAAACTGGTTCTTCATGACTGCTATCACTGGGAATTGCTTACAGACTTGCTTAGTAGGTCACCAAATCTGCAGTCTCTCATCGTAGAACATAAAAAA GACGAGGTGTGTGCTGCAGATTACACAATTCAATACTACTTAACAAATGTCTTATACTCAGAGCAACGATGGAGTACACCAAAGTCTCTGCCTATTTGTTTGATATCACACCTCAAGACTATCACTATAAGAGGATTCAAGGGATACCCGCATGAGAAGAAAGCAGCAATGTTTTTGTTCGAGAACGGGAAAGTTTTGGATAAGATGACCATTGATACTGGTTTATGCAAGGACTTTTCACCTTCTCAGAGCGTTTCAAGGGCTTGTCAATTTGAATTAATGTGA
- the LOC126589967 gene encoding F-box/LRR-repeat protein At3g59190-like — translation MLADSETKMGSQTKSLMLNKEPMLQSIVKDRISQLPEPVLCRMLSLIPTKYAVRTSVLSKRWKNVWAFVPNIDLDDENEHFYRRNRDTNDYVRFSMFVDRVLFLHEMDIHKFRLHCSNVEDFTPIEGWIRSAIGRNAVEFDLLVKSFTNQNFKLPQSIFMYKKLVVLKVNSNCLSYVPPKSGCFRSLKFLHVTFCFLDNESAGNLFSCCPVLEDLTIHGDVGPRVLNFKISAPELKKLRIRLIDVALIGVVNNFSVSAPKLETLDVTEDVLSNYNLESSKSLVKASVNLYHRVACLHREFSNLSAKLLAGISKVKCLYLSAHSLKVCCLPAFDNLSELKLVLHNCYNWELLTELLKRSPKLEHLVLEYEGEECTTYSDNEEEEYSDIFLGPEWNTPKTVPICVSTHLKTITVMGFKGYYDEMAVTKYLLENGKVLNKVIIYTGNLFRLKKLDKEFMMFQMGSRTCQVEFF, via the exons ATGCTTGCTGATTCAG AGACAAAAATGGGTTCTCAGACAAAATCTCTCATGCTAAACAAGGAGCCAATGCTGCAATCGATAGTTAAAGATAGGATCAGTCAATTGCCGGAGCCAGTCCTTTGTCGCATGCTTTCCTTAATTCCAACAAAATATGCTGTGAGGACCAGTGTTCTGTCTAAAAGATGGAAGAACGTGTGGGCTTTTGTTCCCAATATAGACTTAGATGACGAGAATGAGCATTTTTATAGGAGAAACAGAGACACAAATGACTATGTGCGTTTCTCTATGTTTGTAGATCGAGTACTTTTCTTACATGAAATGGACATTCATAAGTTCCGACTTCATTGTTCAAATGTTGAGGATTTCACTCCTATTGAAGGTTGGATTCGCTCTGCCATTGGTCGTAATGCTGTTGAATTTGATCTTCTTGTTAAATCTTTCAccaatcaaaattttaagttgCCCCAAAGTATTTTCATGTACAAAAAACTGGTGGTTTTGAAGGTGAATTCAAATTGTCTTAGCTATGTTCCACCTAAGTCAGGATGTTTCCGAAGCCTCAAGTTCCTCCATGTTACCTTCTGTTTTCTTGATAATGAGTCAGCGGGAAATCTTTTTTCTTGCTGCCCTGTACTTGAAGATTTGACGATACATGGAGATGTTGGACCTCgtgttttgaattttaaaatctcTGCACCCGAGTTGAAGAAGTTAAGAATAAGATTAATAGATGTGGCACTTATCGGTGTTGTCAACAATTTCTCTGTTAGTGCTCCGAAGCTTGAAACACTTGATGTGACCGAGGATGTTCTGTCAAACTATAATTTGGAGAGTTCAAAGTCCCTTGTCAAAGCCAGTGTTAATCTCTATCACCGTGTTGCATGTTTACACCGCGAATTCTCTAACCTTTCAGCTAAGTTGCTGGCAGGAATTTCCAAGGTTAAATGTCTGTACCTTTCAGCTCATTCATTGAAG GTTTGTTGTCTGCCTGCTTTTGATAATTTGAGCGAGCTGAAGTTAGTTCTTCATAATTGCTACAACTGGGAATTGCTAACCGAGCTGCTCAAAAGATCTCCTAAACTGGAACATCTTGTCCTAGAATATGAAGGA GAGGAATGCACTACATACTCTgacaatgaagaagaagaatactcAGACATATTCTTAGGGCCTGAATGGAATACACCGAAGACGGTGCCTATCTGTGTGTCAACACACCTCAAGACTATCACTGTGATGGGATTCAAGGGATACTATGATGAGATGGCAGTGACAAAGTATTTGTTAGAGAATGGCAAAGTTCTCAATAAGGTGATCATTTATACCGGGAATTTGTTTCGTTTAAAGAAATTAGACAAGGAATTCATGATGTTTCAAATGGGTTCGAGGACTTGTCAAGTCGAATTTTTCTGA
- the LOC126589973 gene encoding F-box/LRR-repeat protein At4g14103-like: MSKARVKDRISGLPDPILCHMLSFLPTKCAMRCSILSTRWKNIWNSVPNLDFENKDKSETVGFMNFVDRILKFPGSIDIQKFRLHCSYVGDYTRIDGWIRTAIRRKAVELDLGVSNTGKTLELPKSVFMCKTLVVLKVKSNVITYNPPTSGCFPSLKFLHITAEGPYCDSVENLLSCCPVLEDLIIDITLGVRGCNFKISASELKRLIITFHHLLIQLGGEKVFINAPKLENFDVKEDILANYCLENAKSLVKANVDLYCYCVHRDVEFVTNATALLEGISNVKYLCLSARVLWDHCLPAFDNLRELKLVLYDSYNWDLLMKLLDKSPNLEHLVLEHKEDKDCVQHYSFGQHSNFKCNLPSEFRWHTPEYVPACLTSHLKTITIRGFKGYPHEKKGARFLFENGIVLDKMAIYNDLGEEFTLFQRGSGTCLAI; this comes from the exons ATGAGTAAAGCAAGAGTTAAAGATAGGATCAGTGGGTTGCCTGATCCAATTCTTTGCCATATGCTTTCCTTCCTGCCAACAAAATGTGCGATGAGGTGCAGCATTCTGTCTACAAGATGGAAGAACATTTGGAATTCCGTTCCGAATCTAGACTTCGAAAACAAAGATAAGTCTGAAACTGTTGGTTTTATGAATTTTGTTGACCGTATACTTAAATTTCCCGGCTCAATAGACATTCAGAAATTTCGTCTTCATTGTTCCTATGTTGGGGATTACACTCGTATCGATGGTTGGATTCGCACTGCCATTAGGCGTAAGGCTGTTGAACTTGATCTTGGTGTATCTAATACGGGCAAGACTTTGGAGTTACCCAAAAGCGTTTTCATGTGCAAAACACTGGTGGTCTTAAAAGTGAAGTCAAATGTTATTACCTACAATCCACCCACATCTGGGTGTTTCCCAAGTCTCAAGTTTCTCCATATCACAGCTGAAGGTCCCTACTGTGACTCAGTGGAAAATCTCTTATCCTGTTGCCCGGTACTTGAAGATTTGATAATAGATATAACGCTTGGTGTTCGAGGTTGCAATTTCAAGATCTCTGCTTCTGAACTAAAGAGGCTAATTATAACATTCCACCATTTATTGATTCAATTAGGTGGGGAGAAAGTCTTTATTAATGCTCcgaagcttgaaaactttgacgTTAAGGAGGATATTTTGGCCAATTATTGTTTGGAGAATGCGAAGTCCCTTGTCAAAGCCAATGTCGATCTCTATTGCTATTGTGTACATCGAGATGTAGAATTTGTAACAAATGCAACTGCACTCCTTGAAGGGATATCCAATGTCAAATATCTCTGTCTTTCGGCTCGTGTTTTGTGG GATCATTGTCTGCCGGCTTTTGATAATTTGAGAGAGTTGAAGCTGGTTCTATATGATTCCTATAACTGGGATTTGCTCATGAAGTTGCTCGATAAATCACCTAATTTGGAACATCTTGTCTTAGAACACAAAGAA GACAAGGACTGTGTTCAACACTACTCGTTTGGACAACACTCAAATTTTAAATGTAACCTACCCTCAGAGTTTCGATGGCATACACCGGAGTATGTGCCTGCTTGTTTGACATCACACCTCAAGACTATCACCATAAGAGGATTCAAGGGATATCCGCATGAGAAGAAAGGGGCAAGGTTTTTGTTCGAGAATGGTATTGTTTTGGATAAGATGGCTATCTATAATGATTTAGGTGAGGAATTTACATTGTTCCAGAGGGGTTCGGGGACTTGTCTAGCTATTTGA